From the genome of Agrobacterium tumefaciens:
ATCGCTGCTTGCGAGGAGCGATGTGAAAGCGATTTCCGCTTCGCGGAAATCGCCTCTGTCGAACATCAGCTTTGCCAAGCCAAATTGCGCCCCGCCATGGTCTGGTGTCGCGTGGAGTACCTGGGAAAAGGCGACACTTGCCTTCGCCTTGGCACCCGATTTGTAAAGCTTGAGGGCTTCCTCATAGACAAACCGTATGCTGCGTGGATGCAGTCGATCACCAAGGTTTTCACCCGAGCGCGTGCGGAAATGCGTGCAGGAAAGCTGGCGCTCCTCCGGGCCGAAGAAGTATTTGTAAGGTTCGTTGCCGCGCAGGAAATCGTAGGTCTTGAAACCCGCTTGTATGGCGCGACGAATGCAGTGGCCATGCAGCACAAGACCAGGGGAGGGTGTCTTCCACTCCTCATCACGTCCGGTGATATAGAAAAGGATGGACAGCTTTTGTCGATCGATGATGTTTGCAAGTGCGCCGAGCGGCCGATCGCCAACCCAAAGTACGGGTACTTCAAGGTTACCTCGGTGAAAACAGTCCATCAGCATCTGTCGCGTTGCGCCGATCAGAAGTTCAGTTCGTTCCTTACCTTTGTGCGGTGCCCAGCGAATTCGCCAGAAGTGGAACAGAATATCCATGTCTCGCTTGATGGTATCCGCTGTCGCAAAGGTAATCCTGTACTCGTCGTCACTCTCGATTTTTCGAAGGAAACGCCGCAGTTTCTGGCGTGTCTGGCTGCTCATGCTTGTGTCGAGATAGGCATCGAAGTCTTCGGGCAGCGTCACGACAGGGCAAATACTATTGTCGATATTGTAGGCGTTTTTCGGGGTGCTGTCGCGGAACATGACAAGCGGTCCCTGAAGCGCGTGGATCATTGCCTGCCGGCGCTCAGGCGGACCGGCGATGTAATCAAGTTTGAGGTCTGTCCAGTTTTGCTGCTTGAGATAGGAACAGAAACCGGCAACTGCATGATGCTCATATTCGGGATGGGTGATGAAACCAGCATAATCAGCCGCAGCGTTCCCGGCCATCACGATGGTGTCGTAATATCGACCCGTCTTTTTATCTGGTTCGGTCAGAACACGTAGTGGAAGAAATGCCACGTACGGGGAACCCTCCGGCCTCTCGCGGAGTGCCAGAATAAACCAGCGCTTGCGGCGCAACATGTAATCTTCCAGCCAGTACCAGGAGAGGAAGTGCTGGGCGTGTGGGTCCGCCATGAACACCTGATCCCAGTTTTCCCTGATGGCGTTGAAACCGCTTACGGTATCGATGATGTCGATGCGCACTGTCCCCTCCCAATACAAGTGACAAAATCGGGCACTTTCATTCTATGGGCAAACGGAGCGCCTCAAATATTCCGTTCGGATGAAAGAGGGGCATCAAATGGGATTAGCCCGCAGACTGATGATGTTGCCGCGACGTTGGAAAAACCGCTTGTCAGCCATTTTTGACGCTCTAACATGGCGGATGAATGCGGGTCCGAAGGAGCCGCGTGGCACAGGAGTCTTATATGGCCGTCCCCTACATGCTGCTTACCGGCGCCAGCCGGGGAATAGGGCACGCCACCGTCAAGCTCTTCCAGGAAAAAGGATGGCGAATTCTGACAGTCTCACGGCAGCCCTTTTCTGAGGAGTGCCGATGGCCGGCTGCGCGCGAGAGCCATATTCAGGCTGATCTGGAGGACCTGTCCGCGATCGATGATCTTGCAGATGCCGTGCGCTCGCGATTGCCTGATGGAAAGCTGGCGGCCCTTGTGAACAATGCCGGCATCTCGCCGAAGGGCGAAGGCGGTAGCCGCCTCGGCGTTATGTCTACCACCGCAGAAGTCTGGACAAGGGTTCTCAACGTCAATCTTGTTTCGACAGCACTTCTGGCGCGTGCGCTTTTGCCGGAACTTGAGGCGGCAAGGGGCTCGATCGTCAATGTTACGTCCATCGTCGGCTCAAAAGTACATCCCTTTGCCGGCGTTGCTTATGCGACGTCGAAGGCAGCGCTGGCGGCCCTGACGCGCGAACTGGCACACGAATTCGGTCCGCGCGGCGTGCGTGCAAACGCCATAGCACCGGGTGAGATCAATACCGCTATCCTGTCACCCGGGACTGCGGAATTGGTTGAGGCACAAGTGCCGATGGGGCGGCTTGGAACAACCACCGAGGTCGCCCAGACGATCTATTTCCTTTGTTCGGACCAATCGACCTACATCAATGGTGCCGAGATCCACATCAATGGCGGCCAGCACGTCTGACGCCTCATTTCACGTATCAATCAAGCTGCAATGGAGCTTTTACCGATGACAATCCTGCCGAATTCCGTCGAGGGACGCGATATCGCCTACCAGATGCATCCGAACGTCAATCTGCGGAAGTTCGAGAAGACGGGCGGCCTTGTCATTGAGAGTGGTGAGGGCATCTATGTCACCGACAACAATGGCAAGCGCTACATCGAGGCGATGGCGGGCCTTTGGTCTGTTGCACTCGGCTTTGGTGAAAAGCGTCTTGTCGAAGCTGCAACCAAGCAGATGCAGAAGCTCCCCTACTATCACACCTTTTCCTATAAGACCCATGGCCCTTCGGTCGATCTGGCGGAAATGCTGATCAAGCTCGCGCCTGTCCCTATGTCGAAGGTGCATTTCACCTCGTCCGGGTCTGAAGCAAACGATCTCGTTGCAAAGATGGTATGGTACCGGTCCAATGCGCTCGGCAACAAGGACAAGAAAAAGATCATCGGTCGCATCAAGGGTTATCACGGTGTCACCATCGCCTCGGCATCAATCACCGGGCTGCCGCGCAACCACGAGAGCTTCGATCTGCCACTGGACCGGATGTTGCATACCGCCTGCCCCTCCTATGTGCATTTTGGCAAGGATGGTGAGAGCGAGGCGGAGTTCACCGCACGCATCCTGAAAGAGCTGGAGGACCTGATCATCAGTGAAGGTCCGGAAACAATTGCCGCTTTCTGGGGGGAGCCGGTCATGGGCGCAGGCGGTGTTCTTGTGCCGCCTGAGGGGTACTGGGCGGGTGTGCAGGCAATCCTCAAGAAATACGACATCCTCCTTGTCGTTGACGAAGTCATTTGCGGGTTTGGACGCACCGGGAAAATGTTTGCCTGCGAAACTTACGGTATAAACCCGGATGTGCTTGTGGTTTCCAAGCAGATATCGTCGTCTTACATGCCGCTTTCGGCGATCATCATGAACGACAATTTCTATCAGCCGATTGCAGACGAGTCTGATCGCATCGGTTCCTTCGGTCACGGTTTCACGGCGTCCGGGCATCCGGTCGCGACGGCAGTCGGACTGGAAAACCTGAAGATCATTCAGGAGCGTGACCTGGTCGGTAACGTTGCTCGACTGGAGGGACTGTTCCTGGGCTACCTCAAGGCGCTCGCCGAGCATCCACTCGTCCATTCTTCACGTGGCGTTGGGCTGCTTGGTGCGCTTGAGATCAAGCCTTGGGAGGGGTTTAAGGCGGGAGATACGACGCTCGCCATCGCCGCTGCAATCGAATCGGAAGGAGTGATTACCCGGCCAATCGGTGAAGCCATCTGCTTCTGCCCGCCAATCATTATCACTGTGGAACAGCTTGATGAGTTGTTTGCCGGGGTCAAGCGCGGTCTTGACAAGATCGCGGCAGAACGTGGCTGACGGCTGCCCACAAAAGGACGCCCGCGTGGCGTTACATTCTGTGATGCCGGGTTAGCCCGGCATCCGCTCCAGAACGGACTAGGATACGTTCATTCAATCAGAGCTTGAGTGCGCTGAACTTCTGACTTTGGAACAAGACTATAGTCCCTGACTGGTCAGCCTCTGTAGGCGACAAGAACGGCCCCACAAGCAATCAGGATAACACCCAGCCAGTTCGGCAGGGACAGCTTTTCTCCGAGGAACAACACGGCGAAGACAGCGACAAACACGACGCTGAGTTTGTCGATCGGGGCTACCCGTGCCGCATCCCCGAGTTTCATCGCACGGAAATAGCATATCCATGACGCACCCGTCGCGAGACCTGACAATATCAGGAAAAGCCATGTCTTCGGCGAGATTTCGCTCGGCTGTTGCCAGTTTCCGGTAAGGTAAACCATCAGTCCTGCCGCGAGAAGAATGACCACTGTCCGGACAAGGGTTGCGAAATCAGAATTGACGTTTTCCACCCCGATTTTTGCAAAGACGGCGGTAAGTGCTGCAAAACCTGCTGATAACAGCGCCCAGAATTGCCACGAGATCAAGAGGTTTTTCACGTGGGTTCTCCGCTCTCTTAGGTCTATTTCGCGGGATTGGCATCTGGCAGAAAACTTTGCAAGAGCTCGATTATATTTCCCTCTCGCTAGCGTCTGTAAAGAGCGTGCTGCACAAAAATAATTCATGGTGAATTTATGTGCTTGACGACCGCGCAGATTCGGAATTCACTGAACCAATATCGAATTGGTTCGAACCATTGTCTGAAAATCCTGAAAATAGTCACTCAGAGAACTCAAACTACGCGTTGGAAAGATTACGCGAACTGATTGCTGTCAGTGCCTTTGGCCGTGACGGAAAATTACCGACGGAACGAACACTTTCT
Proteins encoded in this window:
- a CDS encoding GNAT family N-acetyltransferase, which produces MRIDIIDTVSGFNAIRENWDQVFMADPHAQHFLSWYWLEDYMLRRKRWFILALRERPEGSPYVAFLPLRVLTEPDKKTGRYYDTIVMAGNAAADYAGFITHPEYEHHAVAGFCSYLKQQNWTDLKLDYIAGPPERRQAMIHALQGPLVMFRDSTPKNAYNIDNSICPVVTLPEDFDAYLDTSMSSQTRQKLRRFLRKIESDDEYRITFATADTIKRDMDILFHFWRIRWAPHKGKERTELLIGATRQMLMDCFHRGNLEVPVLWVGDRPLGALANIIDRQKLSILFYITGRDEEWKTPSPGLVLHGHCIRRAIQAGFKTYDFLRGNEPYKYFFGPEERQLSCTHFRTRSGENLGDRLHPRSIRFVYEEALKLYKSGAKAKASVAFSQVLHATPDHGGAQFGLAKLMFDRGDFREAEIAFTSLLASSDDPVMLWLRIGETRLAQSHHNEAAEAFRQVINRAPFHREALYKCAIALIAAGRSMEGAEILDRLQHYHSDDAANLEYAEKARAALARLDLSKKAVPVPAELIAMAEKPKRSGKRWQAPKILH
- a CDS encoding SDR family oxidoreductase produces the protein MAVPYMLLTGASRGIGHATVKLFQEKGWRILTVSRQPFSEECRWPAARESHIQADLEDLSAIDDLADAVRSRLPDGKLAALVNNAGISPKGEGGSRLGVMSTTAEVWTRVLNVNLVSTALLARALLPELEAARGSIVNVTSIVGSKVHPFAGVAYATSKAALAALTRELAHEFGPRGVRANAIAPGEINTAILSPGTAELVEAQVPMGRLGTTTEVAQTIYFLCSDQSTYINGAEIHINGGQHV
- a CDS encoding aspartate aminotransferase family protein; the encoded protein is MTILPNSVEGRDIAYQMHPNVNLRKFEKTGGLVIESGEGIYVTDNNGKRYIEAMAGLWSVALGFGEKRLVEAATKQMQKLPYYHTFSYKTHGPSVDLAEMLIKLAPVPMSKVHFTSSGSEANDLVAKMVWYRSNALGNKDKKKIIGRIKGYHGVTIASASITGLPRNHESFDLPLDRMLHTACPSYVHFGKDGESEAEFTARILKELEDLIISEGPETIAAFWGEPVMGAGGVLVPPEGYWAGVQAILKKYDILLVVDEVICGFGRTGKMFACETYGINPDVLVVSKQISSSYMPLSAIIMNDNFYQPIADESDRIGSFGHGFTASGHPVATAVGLENLKIIQERDLVGNVARLEGLFLGYLKALAEHPLVHSSRGVGLLGALEIKPWEGFKAGDTTLAIAAAIESEGVITRPIGEAICFCPPIIITVEQLDELFAGVKRGLDKIAAERG
- a CDS encoding EamA family transporter produces the protein MKNLLISWQFWALLSAGFAALTAVFAKIGVENVNSDFATLVRTVVILLAAGLMVYLTGNWQQPSEISPKTWLFLILSGLATGASWICYFRAMKLGDAARVAPIDKLSVVFVAVFAVLFLGEKLSLPNWLGVILIACGAVLVAYRG